DNA from uncultured Campylobacter sp.:
AAAGCAGAGCCAAAGTCTACGAGATAGACAAATCCACTCCAAACGTCGAGGTTATAAAAAGCCTAAATAACAATGAAGGCGGAAGAGTCATAGAAACCGTAACCAAGACCTACGACGCATCGGGCAAGCTCATAAAACAAACGCTCCAAGACGACATGTATAGTAAAAACGATAAAACCTTAGACGTAACCTACGAGAACGAACAGGTAAAATCAGCCGTAATAACAAGCGCCCAGTATGCCAATAAAACGGTTAAATTTGACGTCGGCTCCGATAATGAAGCTTCCTTGTTAGCAACAAAATCCGCGCTTACTATGGATTTATCTACGCCTTGGGATCTAAGCCCGCGAAATGACGTAACCAAAGGCTTTAAAGGTACCGCGACCATAACCGATAAGGCGCTAGATAAAAAAGCCGTAGCTAATGTCGGCGATACGCAAACGACGTTTAAAATTTACGAAAATATAAACTCGGATAAAATTTCCCTCATTTCAAAGGCTAAAGGCAACAACGGATCGTTTTTAAACAAAGAGGAATTTGATATCAAAGAAACGCTCGCTCAAAATCCTGATGCTAAAAAGATAACGATAGACGCAGGTAACAAAATGATGCAGATATCAAAAGGCGAGAAGATAAAACTACCTGATAATATCACTAAAATCTCAAAAGCAGCAGACGGAACCGACTCATCAAATTTGCAAACCGATCTTGCAAATTTAAAAGCGGGCGAAGGCGCTTATTTCTTACAAAACGTGGGCGGAAATAAATTTGACGCGTACCTAGCGCTAAATACGGACGGCGTAGAAGGCTACCAAGAGGACAGCGATACTCTCGTAAAAATCGCGGGCGTGGCTTACGGGGCTAGCTTTAGCGACGTAAACGGCGGATATACGACGCTAAGCTAAATTCGTACGACGGGGCTAGGTTTTGGCCCCGTTATATTACTCTTTAAATTTATAAGCTTTTAATTTTGAATTAACCGTTATAAATACGAAAAATATACCGAGCTTCTACCGCCTAAATTTGGCTGGATTTTAAGATACGGCAACAAGGTTAAAGGTTAAATTTATTCGCTTCCATGAAATCTTAAATTTAAAAATATCAAGTAAATTAAACGCATACGAGATTTTTTAACTTCATGCAAAATGACCCATTGTGCCGTTTGGGCTTATTTGGGATTTTGCCGCACCAAGCGTTATTTTACCGCTGCTACCGGTTAAATTTATACGCAAACTATAATTAGACCAAAAAAGAGGGGGATGTAAACTATACCGCCGTCGCTATATCAAGCATAAAAAGATCCGCCTTGCCCATTTTAGACAAGGCGGCAAGAAAATCAGAATAAATTTAAGATAGTAGGCTTATTTTCCTCGACCCATTTGTCGATGCGTTTTGCGTAGTTTTCATCGCCCTTGACGTCTAGAGCTAGGCCTACGAATTTGCCGTTAATGAAAAACGCGGAGTGGTTAAATTTATATCCGTCTGCGTCGCTAGCGCCGAAAATTTGCGCGTCCTTTAGATACGGCAAAAAATCCACCGCGCCGCTAAAAAGCGTTTGGGGGTGATTGGCTTGATTGCCCACGGCTACGATGGCGGCTTTTTTGCCTTTGCTGCCTACTTTTAAAAGCGGCAGTTTCTCCGTCCAGTCAGCTGAAAGCTCGCCGTCGCCGTAGCTAGGCGCCGCTACGATGATGACGTCAAATTTAGCAAAATCCTGTGCGGTAGCGTCCTTTACTTCGACTAGCTGTGCGCCGAGTTTGCCTGCTAGATACTCGCAAGCAGTCTTTGTATGGCCTTTTGCGCTTGCGTAAAATATGCCGATACTCATTTTACTCTCCTTAAATTTAGATAAATCAATACCCGAAGTATAACGAAATAATACTTAATTTATCTTATTTCAAATCACGCTTTTATTTGTCGTTTTCTAGGCAAATTTGCGCGTATTTTAGTCCCAGCTCGTAGGCTTTTTCGTTCTCGGCGTAGACTTTTTTAGGCACTTTTGAGAGCATTACGCGTTTAACTAGCTCGGCGTCCAGGCAGCCGCTCATCTGCACGGCGACTGCGAGCGCGACGACGCTTTGGGTTATGACATTGCCTACTTCGTCTTTAGCGATGGAGATGATGGGAATTTCATAGATTTTCCACCGTTTTTTATCCTCGTCGCTTGCGCGTACTAAATTTGGCTCCACGACGATTATGCCGCCCTCTTTTACGCCGTCTTTAAACTGCTCGAAGCTAATCTGCGCGGTAGCGAGCATAAACTCGATCTCGCCCTCGTTTGCGTACGGATAAAATATCTCGCGCTCGCTCAAAATGATATCTACTTTCGTCGGTCCTCCGCGCACCTGCGAGGTGTAGGTCGAGGCCTTGACGCCGTATCCGCCCTCCTCAATCTTGGCCGCGGCTAAAATCTCGCCCGCCAGTATCACGCCCTGGCCGCCCACTCCGACGAACCTTAACTGTCTTTTCATTTTAGCGCTCCAAAGTCGATTTTCTCGCCGTCTCTAGCGGCTTTTATCACCATGTCGTAGGCCTTGGTGTACTCCATGCGCGACTCGTCTTTATGCAGCACTCCGAGAGGAAATTTACCCTCCCGCTCATCCTCGCCCATCGCGTCAAATTTAGCCTTGCTAGTCGTGCGACCGTCGATCCACTCCAGCATCTGCGTGGCCTGCCCCATCTTGTTTTTGCGGCCCAGATTTATGTGGCAGTTTGAAAACACGTCAAAAAAGCTGTATCCGTCGTGCTCGAAGCCCTCGGCAAATACCTTTTCCAGCTTTGCCGGCTCTATCACGCTACCGCGCGCCACAAATGTCGCTCCTGCGGCGGTTGCGAGCTTGCACGCGTCAAAATTCGGATCGATGTTGCCCTGCTGTGCCGTCACCGTCCAAAATCCTATCGGCGTAGTCGGGCTGGTTTGCGAGTTTGTTAGCCCGTAGATGAAGTTATTTATCAAAACGTGGTTTAAATTTATATTTCTACGGCATCCGTGGATCGTGTGATTGCCGCCTATCGCTAGCCCGTCGCCGTCGCCTGTTACTACGATGACGTGTTTATCGGGGTTTGCTAGCTTGATACCCGTGGCATAGGCTATCGCGCGACCGTGCGTGGTGTGGACGGTGTTGCAGTTAATATAGGAGCTAAAGCGCCCAGAGCAGCCGATGCCAGAGACCACGCACACGTCGTTCATATCCCAGCCTAGCTTATGGATTGCGCGGATTAGCGCCTTTAGTATCACGCCGTCGCCGCAGCCCCAGCACCACAGAGTCGGCGTTTTGTCGGTGCGTAGGTAGTCGTCGTAGTTAAATGCCATCAAATTCTCCTATTTTTTGCGCTATTTCTTGCGGGCTGATCGGGCGACCGTTGGCTTTTAGCAGCGTCTTAAAGTCCTCTCTTAGCGTGGCTTTGATTATCTCGCCCATATACTGACCCAAATTTAGCTCGCAGATCAAAATTTTGCTAAATTTAGCCGAGATCTCGCGTAGTTTCGCACTTGGCGTCGGAAATAGCGTGATAGGCTTAAAAAGCCCTACTTTCAGGCCTTTTTCGCGTAAATTTAGCACCGCTTCTTTTACCGCGCGAGCCACGGAGCCAAACGCGATAATGCAAATCTCCGCGTCATCTAGCATAAACTCCTCGCAAAGCTCGAACTCATCCGCGTGCGCGTTTATTTTGTTAAAAAGACGCTTGATGTTGTAGTCCACGACCGCGCCGTCTTCGGTCGGAAATCCCGTCTCGCCGTGATGCAGGCCCGTGACGTGATAGCGGTAACCGCCGAAAAATTTATTTAGCGTAGCGGGTTCGTCGGGAGCTGCTTTATATGGGCGGTAGTCCGCTGGATCTCCCTCAAACTGCCTGCGCGAGTAGATTTCTAGCTCGCTAATCTGCGGCAATACAGCCTTTGCATGCATGTGTCCGATCGTTTCGTCTAGTAGCAAAAACACGGGCGTCATGAACCGCTCGGCTAGATTAAACGCGCGAACGGTCTGTGTATAGCACTCCTCTAGGCTAGATGGCGCGATAACGATACTTTTTACGTCGCCGTGAGTCGGGTTTTTCGCCTGAAGCAAATCACCCTGCGCCACGCGGGTAGGCAGCCCCGTACTAGGTCCGCCGCGCATGACGTTTACGATCACTAGCGGCACCTCCGCGATGAATCCTAGCCCGATCTGCTCGGCCTTTAGCGAGATGCCCGGACCCGAGCTTGCAGTCATCGCCT
Protein-coding regions in this window:
- a CDS encoding 2-oxoglutarate synthase subunit alpha, producing the protein MSEFLNNNGGKREIIASGNELVALAAVECGCNFFGGYPITPSSEIAHELSVLLPKHGGKFIQMEDEIAGISVALGASMSGAKAMTASSGPGISLKAEQIGLGFIAEVPLVIVNVMRGGPSTGLPTRVAQGDLLQAKNPTHGDVKSIVIAPSSLEECYTQTVRAFNLAERFMTPVFLLLDETIGHMHAKAVLPQISELEIYSRRQFEGDPADYRPYKAAPDEPATLNKFFGGYRYHVTGLHHGETGFPTEDGAVVDYNIKRLFNKINAHADEFELCEEFMLDDAEICIIAFGSVARAVKEAVLNLREKGLKVGLFKPITLFPTPSAKLREISAKFSKILICELNLGQYMGEIIKATLREDFKTLLKANGRPISPQEIAQKIGEFDGI
- a CDS encoding 2-oxoglutarate ferredoxin oxidoreductase subunit beta is translated as MAFNYDDYLRTDKTPTLWCWGCGDGVILKALIRAIHKLGWDMNDVCVVSGIGCSGRFSSYINCNTVHTTHGRAIAYATGIKLANPDKHVIVVTGDGDGLAIGGNHTIHGCRRNINLNHVLINNFIYGLTNSQTSPTTPIGFWTVTAQQGNIDPNFDACKLATAAGATFVARGSVIEPAKLEKVFAEGFEHDGYSFFDVFSNCHINLGRKNKMGQATQMLEWIDGRTTSKAKFDAMGEDEREGKFPLGVLHKDESRMEYTKAYDMVIKAARDGEKIDFGALK
- a CDS encoding 2-oxoacid:acceptor oxidoreductase family protein, with protein sequence MKRQLRFVGVGGQGVILAGEILAAAKIEEGGYGVKASTYTSQVRGGPTKVDIILSEREIFYPYANEGEIEFMLATAQISFEQFKDGVKEGGIIVVEPNLVRASDEDKKRWKIYEIPIISIAKDEVGNVITQSVVALAVAVQMSGCLDAELVKRVMLSKVPKKVYAENEKAYELGLKYAQICLENDK
- a CDS encoding flavodoxin domain-containing protein encodes the protein MSIGIFYASAKGHTKTACEYLAGKLGAQLVEVKDATAQDFAKFDVIIVAAPSYGDGELSADWTEKLPLLKVGSKGKKAAIVAVGNQANHPQTLFSGAVDFLPYLKDAQIFGASDADGYKFNHSAFFINGKFVGLALDVKGDENYAKRIDKWVEENKPTILNLF